The DNA window CGAAAATGAGCAAGGAAATAAGTTTGGCTACAGtacagcagcacaacaagGCAAACGATTTGTGGATGGTTATTGACAATAAAGTCTACGATGTGACTAAATTTAGAGATGAAGTGAGTAAGCAAGgaaaaaatattgctattgttaaataatataactGTTTGCTTAGCATCCTGGTGGCGCAGATGCTCTTATTGATGTAGCTGGCCGTGATGCGACCAAGGACTTCAATGACGTGGGCCACAGCGCTGAGGCTCGGTATGTAAGCATGaaaacattaattaacaacaattaatgtGGGATAACTGTGTTAATTACAGTGAGatgttaaagaaatattttgttggcaaTTTGGCAGCGAGCGATATTAAAAAGAAGCCGACACCAGTCAGGTGAGTTTGCAAGTCATCATGTTTACGCATGTTCGAGCAAGATTTATAAATAGATAACACATATCCTCCCCACATAACTCATAAGCTGATTTGTGCAAGTTGAAactaatattttgcaattacaacaaattcctaaaataagcaagcaaagctcTGTTAAGTCAATGTTAAAATTTTCCTCTGCAGCGCAAGTTATTTCAAATCATTCTCCAGCAGCAAGGTGAAGTTCTACAgagttaacaaaattaaataaataataaattattaatcaaaacaattgtaagtgcgaacaacaaaattgtaaagAATGTGTAGAGGCACcaactgcaataaaataaaacaaatacaattcaTGTTTGTTTcatgcacgcacacacgcattagaaagagatagcactatgaatgttgcatgcatttgaaatttttagtttgtctAACCAAAAGTTATTATTTCTTTAACCATAACATCTAGTGACAATGATGCCTCTAATGCTATTGCCAATACACAGCCCGCTGCGTCTCCCAAACAatgttgcattttgcattaatagtacaaattaaacattaaacttGTTTCTAAACTTTACAGAGAAATTGGACTGGCCATCGCCGCTATTGCTCTGGGCATTACCGTAGTCTATATGGTCAAGCGGCATTTAGTCGCAAGCCGTCCATATTAGGAACCACATGCTGCTCAGATCTATTGGATTGTTTAGAGATAAATGTTGTAAGCTTCATTCCGTATATTTTGCGATTCCTTGTTGATATTAATAAACCACACAAATGTACaacttaaatgttaaaatgttatacaaaataaatgccgTGTGCTTTTTGATGTAAGCTATGTTGGATATTGTACAATAAATGCAGAAAAAccgataaaaaaaaaggaagagcAACTGTTTCAATTTCTAATCTTTGCACTATAAGTGTCAAATTTGAAAGAACTCACCTGTAATCTCAGTTTCAGCTACAAAATCCTTTCACAGTTGAATTAACGTTGTTAATAATGAAGTTTctctttaataatttgaatcCAATTGTAGtgtcaaaatgtataaataagttggctgcgctttgCCGCCAGCCAATCAAAACAGCAATGCATTTGtcaatatgtatttattttattcatattttgtttttttttttgtttgtttttaagttaagtttatgCACGCGGTTTATTCTGGTTTAAGGTTTAAATATTACttccatttgtttttgtttttctcttttggAGGGGAGCTGACAAGCTTGCACAATATAACAGAAAGAGCGATGAGAGTGAGAGTGTtggagagagagaaagagagggtGCGTCTAGTTCTCATCATAGAGCGGCGTAGCATCACCCAGATTCATAGAATGGGGCGATGTATTGGTGCGCGGTGTGCTTCTTACTGAGGATTTGGATGAGGGCAAGCCGAGTCCCAggcccagtcccagtcccagacTTAGGCTAGCTGCTGACGTAGGCGTGACAGCGGGCTGGGggcgactgttgttgttgttgttgctgctgctgctgctgctgttgccgccgccggcgCTGGAGGTGTATTCGTTGGTGGGCGTGCCTTGTGCTGAATGATGCGACTGCGTCGACTGctgcgactgtgactgcgTCTGCgactgatgatgatgttggtggtggtgatgattgctgctgggcttgtggctgctgctgctgacgctgctgctgctactgcgaCGCGCCCACGAATCATTTGCCAGCTGCCAGTCCATGTGCTCCTTGGCgcgctgctgatgatgatgctgctgctgataggcGCCCAGCTGGGCATGCTCATAGTAGCCACGCGGCGTGCCGGAGCTGaaatgtggctgctgctgttgctgcgaaTGCGACGAGTGCGAGGAGTGCGAATGCGagtgctgctgactgctgctgcgatgACTATGACTGCTGCTGGACTGTGAGCTGGGCGAGGGCACGTTGTGGCCATAGCGTGGCGTTTGCTGGGCATGCGGCGTATAGGGCGTCATGAACGGCGTCTGGCCGCTGGGCGTGTACGGCGTATTGATGTGAGCGCCAAAGCTGGGCGTGCCATAGCCGTGGTGCGAGGAAGCGGCGCCGCCACCGGACGCTGACGCTGCCGCGCTGCCCAGACTATGATGCCCAATGGAATGCGAAACAGAAtaggcgctgccgctgcgtatGTCGCTGACCGTGCTGCGTGGCGTGCCcgcggtgctgctgctgctgctgtgataGATGCCGAGCGGGCCAGAGCTGCCTCTGCCGGGCGGCTGCATCAGGCTCACGCTATTCGGCGTTTGCAGATGCTGCACGGGTGTTGCAACGGGCATGGCAACCGGCGGATCCAGCCAATGCTCCTTGAACCAGCGCAGCAGACTGCTGATGCTATCAAAGATCTGTCCGCGAAAGCGATAGCCTTCGGGTATAACCGTCACATACTCATGACGCACCTTCGTCTTGGGCAAATAGGATAACAGAAATTTGCCGGGCATACTTTTGCTGGCGGTAAAGAAATAATGAATCTTTTTGGCATCTTTAGTCTTCTCAtcacgcagcagctgctccatgAAATCGCGCTCATTCACATTTTCTGGTGCCTTGTTGGGCTTGTAGTATTTGTATTGGAGCAGTTCGCGTGCCGACACTGCCATCGGATTAATATGACGCGCTATGATTTCATCCAGATCCTCGAACTCTTCGTCACCAATCCACAGACTGCGTCCCAAGCTGTAGTCGTTCTCTTTGCCCTCCTCACGCACATCGATGTGCTGGAATATATCATCGGCCACTTTCCAGGTGGCAGTCAAATGATgattgctcttgctgctgggACGCATCGCCACCTCGCCCTGATCCGCCTCCTTCAGCATGTTGATAACCTCGGCATAGGTCATATTGAAGAATGAGGGATGGGCAATGACGCGTCGCGCATAAGTTTTGCGCTTATTCGCCTTGGCCTTGGCCTCGGTCACTTTGCGATTGTCCAGCTCCTCGCTGACAAAATCGTAGTAGGCATCGCGTCTGGGACGCCATTCGTTGTTCACATCCTTAAGGTCGGCggacttgcagctgcagtccaCAGCAAAGCGATCGATGTCGATTTTAATGATGCGCACGTGAATCGTTTGGGTGATACGTACACGCTCCTCCGGATTGCGCACTGGCTTGTCCGATAGATTTTTCACATGTATAAAGCCGGGCAGGCCGTTCTCCAGGCGCACACGCACGCCCGACGGCTGGCCAGGGCAATTGTTATCATCGAAATGATTCCACACATCACTAAGTTCGGGAAAGTCATCCTTGAGACAGAAGGGACACTGCCAGCTGCCAGTTTGATCAATGCGCACAGGATTCGCAGTGTCCAGTTGATCGCCTGGCGGGCGTCTGTAGGTGAAGCCCGTTACCATGGCCGTAACACATTTGCCCACATAAAACGAATCGGGCGTCTCCTTGGTGAGCATATCAAAGAGCTCCTCGGCGCTGGGCTTCTGATAGGCATAGCGATAGTCCTTGTAGAGACAGCTCAGCTCGTTGCGTATATCGTAGAGTGTAATGCTCTTGCTGCCAAAGCCCTGACGCTCCAGCTCCACAGCAAAGGCATCCAGATCCAAATCTTTGAGGCGCTCCGGACTCTCGAGTATCTCCTCAAGCGCGCCAGCTGGATTCGTTTCCTCATCATCATACTCCATGGCATCGATGGCCATCTTTCTGGCCCACTCATAGGTCTCGGGATGCACTCTGGAGCCATCCAAGACCTCCACATATGCCTCTGTGCTGTCGCCCAGTGAGCTCGTATCGATTTTGATGAAGCCACTGCAATTGATAAACACCTTGGGACCCAGATGACAAACCGTCACCAGCTGTGTGCGATTCTCCAGGCGCTGATTGCTTTGCTTCAACAGCTTGAGCAGCGCTTGGCCCTTGCGTGGACCCAGACCGCAAATGTATTGCAGCAGATTGACTGTGCGTGAATTTTGCACCATTAGATTGATGTCCAGTCCCACTTCGCTGGTGCGATTGATAAACTCCAGActcagctgctccagcagcagctcacgtGGCAAACGCTCCTGCAGCGGATGATAGCGTAGACAGAGTATCTCATCATCAGCATCGCAGAGCTGTGAGTACTCCACAAGCGGATCCTGCATTTTGCGTGCCAAGGACACAGCCTGTTTAAGCAGCGGTGGATATTCCTTAAAGTCCGATTCACCCTTCTTCGAATTGGCATAGATCTTGGCCAGCTCGTTGTCTATTATCTCCACTTCAATGGTTGGGAATTGCTCTTGCGACTCCAGATCCTTGAGTATTTCACGTATGTCCGTCTAGTTAAGCACAAAAAGgtagataaatataaaataatataattcttAACCCAACTTACCTGTATCAGCTGCGCATCTCTGGACTCGGCGCCAATGACTATGACATGCGGCTTCTTCGTCTTGATAAAGTCACTCAACTTGCGCAGATCCGCCAACTTGGCATTCTTCTCCTCCGAATTATGCGAATTCTTGCGCTTGAGTATGCTCGGCAAGCGTAAACAGTCGGTGATTTCACCCTCTGGACTGGCAATGGCACAAAAGGCAGCAACCGATTGATCCGGATCGTAGGCTAAGCCCAAACAGCGAATGCCGCGCAAGGTGCTCCACTCCTCGGAGTTATGATGTTGTGGCATCTCTGGCTTATATGGCGCCACCTTTAGCCATTTGCAAAGCTTGGCaatgcagctgcgcagcacaaattgttgcgcCTCCTCATGCAGCACAGCACGCAGCTCCTTGATCAGATCCGGAATAACCCACTTTTGTAGCGCCAGCTGCACGCACTCGGCACGCAGCGTATTCCATTCCAAAACATGCTTGGAGAACTGATCCAAATGATACAGCTGCTTGGCTTCGGTTATATAATCCCCTGGCGGACCATTGGCACTGGCATTGCCCTCGAATTCGCTGAGGAATTCAATCTCGATCAGCTTCTCCTCCTCGGCCATTAGTAGTTTAATGAACTGATCGCCAAATATATCGCCCACCGGCTTCTTGGCCACATATTTCATCGAATAAACGGGCGAGTTCTCATCTATGAGCACCATGCCGTACTTGGTGGGCCTGATGTTGAGTCTGGCGCGATCGAAGTAAACCTCACGCAGCGTTTTACGCAGCAGCGGCTCCTGTGCCAGCTGCCTGGCCACCACATATTTGGCAGCATGCAAAACTTCATCCACAGTCATAAAGCGCGGCGATAGATATTGCTTGGCCAGATCTGTGGGACTGAGACTTTCCTGATTCACCTCATTACGCTGATAATTGTCGCGTAAGTTCTCGGCAAATTGTTCGGGTGTCAGACCCATGTGCTTGGCAAAGCCACAGATACCCGCCTTGCGGAAGACCGCATAGGGTGAGCTGTTGGGTGCCTGCTTTAGTTGCTCCTCGGCAGCAAGCTCAAGTTCTAGTTCGGCTTCGATGGCTGCTTGGGCGGCGCTCTCCTGTTCGGTTTCCTCGTCTTCCTCTTGGCCTGCATTtcgagctgctgcctgcttgcGTCTGTGTGCCTCACGtcgctccagcagctgcttgcgtCTTTGCTCTGCCTGCATTTTGGGCAGCTCATGTGAATAGTTGAGTAGAAAATACATATGCACGTCCTTTAGCTCCTCCATGGATTGCACATCGGCCAGACGTTCGAAGTCGCTGTCCAGCATTATGCGCACATCATCGGGCAAAGGTTTGTCCGTATCGGCGCACAAGTTTTCCAATTGGTATTGTCGCATTTTCTCAAACAGTTGCTTCAACTTGCGTTTACGTTCGTTTAGCTGACACCAGCGCTCATCAAAGTAGTAGACTTTCCATAGATCGTCTATGGTTAGCTCCGGCTTTACATATTCCTTGCGATAGAAAGCTATAAACGGCACCTCCAGCTGCTGGTTGCGTATAAATTCCagcgtttgctttattttattcaccGCTGTTGGCGGCTTGCGTGACTTCTCACGACTGTCGGCCTTCTCCTGTTCGCTTACGGTTTGTTTGCAGAACGCATAACGATATATCCAATTGGCTTCGTCATCAAGCTCCTGGGAACCCTCGGGCACTGGTGTAACCGGCACTTGACGCAATTGCATGCGCTCGGGTATGTCCGTCTTGCGTATTTCATTATCCAAATCGGTAAAGTGACCACGTTTCAGCTCACTTGGCTCGTATATATCAAAGATCGTCTTTTTGGGCGCCTTTTTCTTCAGCGGCTTCTTCTTTTTAGCTGCGCGATATTCATCGCCGCCAAGCAGATCTTCATCGTACTCATCGCCCTCGGAATCCTCTTCGTACTCATCTTCGTCGAATTTGGAAAAGTCGTCATAGTCAAAGTCGACGCCAAATATGTCTTGGCCTTCTTGCAgtgagctgcaattttttttttgatataaatatatattgtttacttATTGACTATAtggtttaaaaattatgtaagaAAAGGGATATATGTAATAAAAGAACTTACGCATCTGTAAATATCGGACGtctcttctttttcttttcagcAATGGGACGGCCATTGTCGTCCACAATAAAATCATCTGCATCCGATTCACTTTCCTCTTCATCAAATGTGTCCGGTTCGCGTATGCTCCGCTCACTGCGGTGCTCTATGCTCTGCTATGAATGTATatcaacaatatttattgataaaaacaaagctattTGTTAGTTCACCTCATCGTTATCATCAAAGAGCTGTTCGGCAATTTGCTCACGTGCCCGATCCTCATCCATGGGCTGTTCCTCTCCATCGCTTTCATTGTCATGTATGCGACGCAAACGTTTGAAGCGTTTCTATAACAATATATAcgtatacacatataaaatgtaaataaacacacTTTTTGTAACTTAATTAAGACTTACGCGTCGTTCAACTTTGACACCCAAATTCTCTTCAATAAGATCGTAATCGTCATCCTCTAGACGATCATCCAGATCATCATCTTCATGCTTTTTACGCTTTTTCCCACCATCGCCTTCACCACCAGAATCATCGGAATCATTATCGCTGGCATCGTCCTCCTCTATGGGATTGTCGTCAATTAAATCTTTAAGCTCTTCACGCAGCCGTTCATCATcatctataaacaaa is part of the Drosophila busckii strain San Diego stock center, stock number 13000-0081.31 chromosome X, ASM1175060v1, whole genome shotgun sequence genome and encodes:
- the LOC108606771 gene encoding transcription elongation factor SPT6 isoform X2; its protein translation is MAEFIDSEAAESEDEEELDLNERKKLKKLKTAVSDSSEEEEDDDERLREELKDLIDDNPIEEDDASDNDSDDSGGEGDGGKKRKKHEDDDLDDRLEDDDYDLIEENLGVKVERRKRFKRLRRIHDNESDGEEQPMDEDRAREQIAEQLFDDNDESIEHRSERSIREPDTFDEEESESDADDFIVDDNGRPIAEKKKKRRPIFTDASLQEGQDIFGVDFDYDDFSKFDEDEYEEDSEGDEYDEDLLGGDEYRAAKKKKPLKKKAPKKTIFDIYEPSELKRGHFTDLDNEIRKTDIPERMQLRQVPVTPVPEGSQELDDEANWIYRYAFCKQTVSEQEKADSREKSRKPPTAVNKIKQTLEFIRNQQLEVPFIAFYRKEYVKPELTIDDLWKVYYFDERWCQLNERKRKLKQLFEKMRQYQLENLCADTDKPLPDDVRIMLDSDFERLADVQSMEELKDVHMYFLLNYSHELPKMQAEQRRKQLLERREAHRRKQAAARNAGQEEDEETEQESAAQAAIEAELELELAAEEQLKQAPNSSPYAVFRKAGICGFAKHMGLTPEQFAENLRDNYQRNEVNQESLSPTDLAKQYLSPRFMTVDEVLHAAKYVVARQLAQEPLLRKTLREVYFDRARLNIRPTKYGMVLIDENSPVYSMKYVAKKPVGDIFGDQFIKLLMAEEEKLIEIEFLSEFEGNASANGPPGDYITEAKQLYHLDQFSKHVLEWNTLRAECVQLALQKWVIPDLIKELRAVLHEEAQQFVLRSCIAKLCKWLKVAPYKPEMPQHHNSEEWSTLRGIRCLGLAYDPDQSVAAFCAIASPEGEITDCLRLPSILKRKNSHNSEEKNAKLADLRKLSDFIKTKKPHVIVIGAESRDAQLIQTDIREILKDLESQEQFPTIEVEIIDNELAKIYANSKKGESDFKEYPPLLKQAVSLARKMQDPLVEYSQLCDADDEILCLRYHPLQERLPRELLLEQLSLEFINRTSEVGLDINLMVQNSRTVNLLQYICGLGPRKGQALLKLLKQSNQRLENRTQLVTVCHLGPKVFINCSGFIKIDTSSLGDSTEAYVEVLDGSRVHPETYEWARKMAIDAMEYDDEETNPAGALEEILESPERLKDLDLDAFAVELERQGFGSKSITLYDIRNELSCLYKDYRYAYQKPSAEELFDMLTKETPDSFYVGKCVTAMVTGFTYRRPPGDQLDTANPVRIDQTGSWQCPFCLKDDFPELSDVWNHFDDNNCPGQPSGVRVRLENGLPGFIHVKNLSDKPVRNPEERVRITQTIHVRIIKIDIDRFAVDCSCKSADLKDVNNEWRPRRDAYYDFVSEELDNRKVTEAKAKANKRKTYARRVIAHPSFFNMTYAEVINMLKEADQGEVAMRPSSKSNHHLTATWKVADDIFQHIDVREEGKENDYSLGRSLWIGDEEFEDLDEIIARHINPMAVSARELLQYKYYKPNKAPENVNERDFMEQLLRDEKTKDAKKIHYFFTASKSMPGKFLLSYLPKTKVRHEYVTVIPEGYRFRGQIFDSISSLLRWFKEHWLDPPVAMPVATPVQHLQTPNSVSLMQPPGRGSSGPLGIYHSSSSSTAGTPRSTVSDIRSGSAYSVSHSIGHHSLGSAAASASGGGAASSHHGYGTPSFGAHINTPYTPSGQTPFMTPYTPHAQQTPRYGHNVPSPSSQSSSSHSHRSSSQQHSHSHSSHSSHSQQQQQPHFSSGTPRGYYEHAQLGAYQQQHHHQQRAKEHMDWQLANDSWARRSSSSSVSSSSHKPSSNHHHHQHHHQSQTQSQSQQSTQSHHSAQGTPTNEYTSSAGGGNSSSSSSNNNNNSRPQPAVTPTSAASLSLGLGLGLGLGLPSSKSSVRSTPRTNTSPHSMNLGDATPLYDEN
- the LOC108606691 gene encoding cytochrome b5 isoform X2, giving the protein MSKEISLATVQQHNKANDLWMVIDNKVYDVTKFRDEHPGGADALIDVAGRDATKDFNDVGHSAEAREMLKKYFVGNLAASDIKKKPTPVSDNDASNAIANTQPAASPKQCCILH
- the LOC108606691 gene encoding cytochrome b5 isoform X1 produces the protein MSKEISLATVQQHNKANDLWMVIDNKVYDVTKFRDEHPGGADALIDVAGRDATKDFNDVGHSAEAREMLKKYFVGNLAASDIKKKPTPVREIGLAIAAIALGITVVYMVKRHLVASRPY
- the LOC108606691 gene encoding cytochrome b5 isoform X3 — translated: MSKEISLATVQQHNKANDLWMVIDNKVYDVTKFRDEHPGGADALIDVAGRDATKDFNDVGHSAEAREMLKKYFVGNLAASDIKKKPTPVSASYFKSFSSSKVKFYRVNKIK
- the LOC108606691 gene encoding cytochrome b5 isoform X4 — protein: MSKEISLATVQQHNKANDLWMVIDNKVYDVTKFRDEHPGGADALIDVAGRDATKDFNDVGHSAEAREMLKKYFVGNLAASDIKKKPTPVS
- the LOC108606771 gene encoding transcription elongation factor SPT6 isoform X1, translated to MAEFIDSEAAESEDEEELDLNERKKLKKLKTAVSDSSEEEEDDDERLREELKDLIDDNPIEEDDASDNDSDDSGGEGDGGKKRKKHEDDDLDDRLEDDDYDLIEENLGVKVERRKRFKRLRRIHDNESDGEEQPMDEDRAREQIAEQLFDDNDEQSIEHRSERSIREPDTFDEEESESDADDFIVDDNGRPIAEKKKKRRPIFTDASLQEGQDIFGVDFDYDDFSKFDEDEYEEDSEGDEYDEDLLGGDEYRAAKKKKPLKKKAPKKTIFDIYEPSELKRGHFTDLDNEIRKTDIPERMQLRQVPVTPVPEGSQELDDEANWIYRYAFCKQTVSEQEKADSREKSRKPPTAVNKIKQTLEFIRNQQLEVPFIAFYRKEYVKPELTIDDLWKVYYFDERWCQLNERKRKLKQLFEKMRQYQLENLCADTDKPLPDDVRIMLDSDFERLADVQSMEELKDVHMYFLLNYSHELPKMQAEQRRKQLLERREAHRRKQAAARNAGQEEDEETEQESAAQAAIEAELELELAAEEQLKQAPNSSPYAVFRKAGICGFAKHMGLTPEQFAENLRDNYQRNEVNQESLSPTDLAKQYLSPRFMTVDEVLHAAKYVVARQLAQEPLLRKTLREVYFDRARLNIRPTKYGMVLIDENSPVYSMKYVAKKPVGDIFGDQFIKLLMAEEEKLIEIEFLSEFEGNASANGPPGDYITEAKQLYHLDQFSKHVLEWNTLRAECVQLALQKWVIPDLIKELRAVLHEEAQQFVLRSCIAKLCKWLKVAPYKPEMPQHHNSEEWSTLRGIRCLGLAYDPDQSVAAFCAIASPEGEITDCLRLPSILKRKNSHNSEEKNAKLADLRKLSDFIKTKKPHVIVIGAESRDAQLIQTDIREILKDLESQEQFPTIEVEIIDNELAKIYANSKKGESDFKEYPPLLKQAVSLARKMQDPLVEYSQLCDADDEILCLRYHPLQERLPRELLLEQLSLEFINRTSEVGLDINLMVQNSRTVNLLQYICGLGPRKGQALLKLLKQSNQRLENRTQLVTVCHLGPKVFINCSGFIKIDTSSLGDSTEAYVEVLDGSRVHPETYEWARKMAIDAMEYDDEETNPAGALEEILESPERLKDLDLDAFAVELERQGFGSKSITLYDIRNELSCLYKDYRYAYQKPSAEELFDMLTKETPDSFYVGKCVTAMVTGFTYRRPPGDQLDTANPVRIDQTGSWQCPFCLKDDFPELSDVWNHFDDNNCPGQPSGVRVRLENGLPGFIHVKNLSDKPVRNPEERVRITQTIHVRIIKIDIDRFAVDCSCKSADLKDVNNEWRPRRDAYYDFVSEELDNRKVTEAKAKANKRKTYARRVIAHPSFFNMTYAEVINMLKEADQGEVAMRPSSKSNHHLTATWKVADDIFQHIDVREEGKENDYSLGRSLWIGDEEFEDLDEIIARHINPMAVSARELLQYKYYKPNKAPENVNERDFMEQLLRDEKTKDAKKIHYFFTASKSMPGKFLLSYLPKTKVRHEYVTVIPEGYRFRGQIFDSISSLLRWFKEHWLDPPVAMPVATPVQHLQTPNSVSLMQPPGRGSSGPLGIYHSSSSSTAGTPRSTVSDIRSGSAYSVSHSIGHHSLGSAAASASGGGAASSHHGYGTPSFGAHINTPYTPSGQTPFMTPYTPHAQQTPRYGHNVPSPSSQSSSSHSHRSSSQQHSHSHSSHSSHSQQQQQPHFSSGTPRGYYEHAQLGAYQQQHHHQQRAKEHMDWQLANDSWARRSSSSSVSSSSHKPSSNHHHHQHHHQSQTQSQSQQSTQSHHSAQGTPTNEYTSSAGGGNSSSSSSNNNNNSRPQPAVTPTSAASLSLGLGLGLGLGLPSSKSSVRSTPRTNTSPHSMNLGDATPLYDEN